In Microbulbifer salipaludis, a genomic segment contains:
- a CDS encoding isopeptide-forming domain-containing fimbrial protein, translating to MRALFAFLLSFAFAQVALAASFKTTDFATDSALPGTPGTPSGCLIDGPYYTTTDGTGRTMAPADQLSIDRSCTVQNFSCDVPLESTLNFAGAPEGTLIIFDNVCFGGNFACANVEGKASVWAVNGSDFSTVREGCQDLIIPVEKIEKQATDLAGNPIASVSVGVPFVYTLDIPVLFDPVTGTVLQDSGSLNDIQGILIEDNLSAAALGVDLDLLDVRLFYEDTSGAITAMSPSAYSFSNSGPANNPGLLTFRINDPSVLPAGAQIHIELEVVLDDTPLNSIGKSFTNIATWEFGRVIDGIFYDPLPGENGIAQLLSISAPDLVLSKTTDASAINFADTPTYTISVQNVGGSPAWNIEVEDLLPVGMRETAPSIQSVSLGGVTLTESDDYTLTYNANGANAGLMTITLTDEAGGLASNAVLEIVYTSQLDDVSSATAPVDGDVLTNVAAATAWYNDSSANNDRIEYTGMRSDGTTSTDDEQDAASVTAALSGYYFEKTVSNVTTGQSPTASAAPGDRLRYRLRLFNLDENIYNVVITDQLDAASFDLASAAVDTATCPAGATCTFNGAGLLTVSGDLDVLPGTALASIAVEFEVNVLNSLSTGDVVSNQARMDAEDDDVSGTAFSALSDDPNDADGVVNQADPQGNPINPTEIVIISPGTLDKQNPTGVSQVAIGEVFEYRILVPAATVPAPLYDVQVNDQLPTNLELVGATALVNGVNYTLSNTGSANSLVLVEAVTGIDIPANQQAEVSVQVRLKNRMENQDAVTFTNTASYTYSRTQGGIQSSDAGTAATTAALTIIEPNITATTSVVNNSRGGTSAYGGDVLQYTIALANNGTSTAYDLAIENTLTASQTLVAGSAQVTVGGTTTALAPSVSGDVLSWGRSSGQELDIAVGDTLTLTYQVAANGVDGSDLSNSIVADWTSLDGADVEERTGNDAPDTTALNDYFFVDELLMTTVDNSAIAKTVLSDTWSSGIATTADTNARAGDTVTYQLALTLSEGLNRDVVVTDVLDPGLAFVEVVSINGASSAPYTASGVFSYADIPAANVPSADQTGTLTWTLGDITNTADQNLANDTLVIVYRARVQHGAADSPAATPTSTVLNNQATLGYIYATGVAASTTPDAASVEVLQPQITALTKTGTVLPASGSVVGDGQSSATAYLVDIVNNSMQFAIEACNVGDAPAYGVTLNDDLPAELDEGSISSIVVAIDGTALDAADYSYTAPAGRDGEMAFSLNVALDPASCVTVDYQIGFYTDVAPDQTWSNTASLVAYWSRETLDPADAREYVAINPVAAASVWMTNNFQVEAPTKTVSKTQATIGEEVVYTITVPGVPVNGILSGVSVSDTLDQALQYVDATVELNGAALALVPVQSGQDLTWAIGDIPAGQQAVITLTTWVANTQNVSASATPVANVAAYTYQAGGSAVDGGSSAPAEFTVVEPNLSVVKDVANLTDPGQPAATGDVLEYTLTITNEGDASAFDTNIADMLPAELSYVDGSAVALLDGGALAGFNATPSVSGNTLNWGRDNGDSSVQIPAGSVLVVTYQTDVNSITAADIVNSALVDWTSLTGTYVGERERTGAGCPSVTPPNTYCSGDTSGFGVDYDIDLQKARQGDSWNNDGNLRVGDTVDYQLQIDLVEGEHDGVVLEDTLPQGMAFIGVLSAEFFGTPAATPPSPTVSADQRTITWDLGSVSNPADGNDANDFLTITYRARVLNGDVLSQQPVSQALNNVVTLNYLVGSAPGAPLTTSASVNALQPLLTVSKSAVTAINGDTEIQAGETATYTVDITNAGNAPAYDVVLEDVLPIGLRDGGVSMQSATLVNAAASITLTPTYDLASGTATWDFDPAANAAIPAGETLRVVYQVTGDADLGAGLTLTNSAQVTRYYSFDNDQVPANSLVDWREEYGPSDVATFNLTTPVAGVLSKASAQTSVALGEQLTYTLTVPATPVNVALEDVRIMDNLAATGVDLAFVSANVVSGNALSNSGADDDLVLADTGGGLNIPAGAQVEVEVTVAVLNTANNQSRTDPFVNRAWYDYSNGVTRLGNDATTGGDANPVTIVHAELEVEKTGPATIQVGTPENFTLTVRNNSPASAWNVTLTDWLPNPEPGGMCDVEPVIQSAAILKADGSTVSLAPGDFAVTFVDGTPTCEFSASLQSDDELAAGDALTLVYQVELDGDNINDTTLTNIAGATQWFSAEAAAAERFAYQRALTDGSPGVVDHEDSHSFTVLSAILEVRKSVFNVTTGQSGAEASPGDHLRYSIEIQNVSDVPLDAFVLRDELDRLNGSAMFQVNSLRDVSAPAGATVNVVADGGAQASGLLEVADLAIARAGEAGDTITVTFDADLVPVITSGTVVLNQAQLSMSDVVFASSDDPSVGGSEDPTETLINSAPWLSIQKTSQDLTGDPEILAPGDSLRYSLTVENTGSEDAINTVLRDLVPGNTTYVANSTTLNGVQVADVNGSTALATGIPVQTPGEESGLVVAAASGAAPAVITFDVVINDVNDGTVISNQAFANGDGAGSGGFAERPSDDPATTIVDDPTVDIVGDVPLLVATKTVQLVVDNISAGIVDPEDVLRYTIAVTNLGGKDASEARLVDLVPAGTSYVANSTRLNGTAVADDAGASPLVAGLAISSDDLTPPLPATGEGIITSAQTAVVEFDVMVNADTERGTIISNQGSVYSVEMPLTLTDADGNSSNGAQPTEVVVGDAQQLSITKEVAVVGGGDAESGKVLEYLVRVTNISSVPASLIVIRDDLLSAGDGVLTYVADSAQVNGQPGGVAVNGSVITVDYSTNYGDLLPEQVATLRFQARLGPNLAIGTSVVNTAQVQWNDPAMVNEASVAIDIGGTPGIANLSGYLWHDGNFNEVLDTNESLLSNWNVELYFNNSLLETVTSDENGFFVFDGLVPNMDGANVPGISYEIRYRAPNASGSTASLGTASSEYTNGPQQILNIYVESGANPQNLNLPITPNGAIYDSVLRAPVNGARVRLLSASSGQPLPDSCFDDAKQQNQVTLTGGFYKFDVNFSSAACAINADYLIEVDVPSDNYVSGPSQIIPPQTAVDTGSFDVAACLGSAADRNPATPDHCEVQSSATPPPVDIDARSSETDYYLRLNLDDSNQPGSSQLFNNHIALDPQLDGALALTKTAAMLNVTRSQLVPYTIAFNNSLPVPLTDLQLVDYFPAGFKYVAGSASLDGVPMEPEVNGLQLQWSQLRADPEKTHSMKLLLVVGSGVGEGEYINRARMFNGLSGQQLSGEASATVRVVPDPTFDCTDVIGKVYDDKNLNGYQDNGEGGVAGARVVTAQGLRATTDAHGRFHITCAAVPNPDRGSNFVLKLDDRSLPSGYRLTTENPRVQRATRGKMLEFNFGTSLHRVVRLDLAEAVFEPGSAELRPQWHSRTELLLERLQEAPSLLRLSYLAENEDPALVDARLAAIKARIAEDWAALDCCYPLNIETEIFWRRGAPPERGSVLDGLKRSVNRMIGSNDQGGAR from the coding sequence GTGCGGGCGTTATTCGCATTTCTCCTGTCGTTCGCGTTTGCCCAGGTCGCACTCGCTGCTTCCTTCAAGACCACCGACTTTGCCACCGACTCTGCTTTGCCTGGCACCCCGGGAACGCCCAGTGGCTGCTTGATCGATGGCCCTTACTACACCACAACCGATGGCACCGGCCGCACCATGGCGCCGGCGGACCAGCTGTCCATTGACCGCTCTTGTACCGTACAGAATTTCTCTTGTGATGTGCCCCTTGAGTCCACGCTGAACTTTGCCGGTGCCCCCGAGGGAACCCTGATTATTTTTGATAATGTCTGCTTCGGCGGCAACTTTGCCTGTGCGAATGTGGAAGGCAAGGCGTCGGTGTGGGCGGTGAATGGCTCCGACTTCAGCACTGTACGTGAAGGCTGCCAGGACCTGATCATCCCGGTTGAAAAAATCGAGAAGCAGGCCACTGATCTTGCCGGTAACCCGATTGCATCGGTCTCGGTCGGTGTACCATTTGTGTACACCTTGGACATCCCGGTACTGTTCGACCCGGTTACCGGCACTGTGCTGCAGGACTCCGGCTCCCTGAACGATATCCAGGGAATTCTGATTGAGGACAACCTTTCCGCAGCTGCCCTGGGTGTGGATCTGGATTTGCTGGATGTGCGGCTGTTTTACGAGGATACCAGCGGTGCAATTACTGCGATGTCGCCCTCCGCCTACTCGTTCAGTAACAGCGGTCCGGCAAACAACCCTGGTTTGCTGACCTTCCGCATCAATGACCCGAGTGTTCTGCCGGCCGGTGCCCAGATTCATATTGAGCTCGAGGTGGTGCTGGATGACACGCCGCTAAACAGCATTGGCAAGTCGTTTACCAATATCGCGACCTGGGAATTTGGTCGCGTTATTGATGGCATCTTCTACGATCCGCTGCCCGGTGAAAACGGCATTGCCCAGCTGTTAAGTATTTCTGCACCGGATCTGGTGCTGAGCAAAACCACCGATGCCAGTGCGATCAACTTCGCCGATACGCCGACCTATACCATCAGTGTACAAAACGTGGGTGGGTCGCCGGCCTGGAATATTGAGGTCGAAGACTTGCTGCCAGTGGGTATGCGGGAGACGGCTCCGAGTATACAGAGCGTTAGCCTGGGCGGTGTGACGTTGACCGAGAGTGACGATTACACCCTGACCTACAACGCAAATGGCGCGAACGCGGGGTTGATGACCATCACGTTAACGGATGAGGCGGGTGGTCTCGCGTCTAACGCGGTACTGGAGATCGTGTATACCAGTCAGCTGGATGATGTGTCGTCGGCCACAGCACCAGTAGATGGCGATGTGCTCACCAATGTGGCCGCGGCTACCGCCTGGTACAACGATTCCAGCGCGAACAACGACCGTATCGAATACACCGGTATGCGCTCGGACGGTACTACTAGTACCGACGACGAACAGGATGCTGCCTCGGTAACCGCCGCACTGTCGGGTTACTACTTCGAGAAGACCGTCAGTAACGTCACTACCGGCCAGTCTCCGACTGCTTCGGCGGCACCGGGCGATCGTCTGCGCTATCGCCTGCGCCTGTTTAACCTCGATGAAAATATTTACAACGTAGTGATCACCGATCAGCTCGACGCGGCTAGCTTTGATCTGGCTTCCGCGGCGGTTGATACGGCGACTTGTCCGGCGGGTGCCACCTGTACCTTTAACGGTGCCGGCCTGTTGACCGTGAGCGGTGACCTGGATGTGCTCCCCGGTACGGCACTCGCCTCGATTGCGGTGGAATTCGAGGTAAATGTCCTGAATTCACTGAGCACCGGTGACGTGGTGAGTAACCAGGCGCGGATGGATGCGGAAGATGACGATGTTAGTGGTACGGCTTTCTCCGCGTTGAGCGATGACCCCAACGATGCCGATGGCGTGGTCAACCAGGCCGATCCCCAGGGTAACCCAATCAACCCAACGGAAATCGTGATTATTTCGCCTGGGACGCTGGACAAGCAAAACCCCACTGGCGTCAGCCAGGTGGCGATTGGTGAGGTTTTCGAGTATCGCATTCTGGTGCCTGCCGCCACGGTGCCGGCCCCGCTTTACGATGTGCAGGTGAATGATCAGCTGCCGACCAACCTCGAACTGGTTGGCGCAACGGCGCTGGTAAACGGTGTCAATTACACCCTGAGCAACACCGGCAGCGCCAACAGTCTCGTGCTGGTGGAAGCAGTTACCGGTATCGATATTCCGGCCAATCAGCAGGCGGAAGTCAGCGTGCAGGTGCGCCTGAAAAATCGCATGGAAAACCAGGATGCGGTTACCTTCACTAACACCGCCAGCTACACCTACAGCCGTACGCAGGGTGGTATCCAGAGTAGCGATGCGGGAACCGCGGCCACCACCGCAGCGCTCACCATAATCGAGCCGAATATTACTGCCACAACCAGCGTGGTGAATAATTCCCGCGGTGGCACCAGTGCGTATGGTGGCGATGTTCTGCAGTACACCATCGCGCTGGCTAACAACGGCACCTCCACGGCCTACGATCTCGCGATTGAAAACACCCTTACCGCCAGCCAAACCCTGGTGGCGGGCAGCGCACAGGTTACTGTGGGCGGCACCACAACTGCGTTGGCACCGTCCGTGAGTGGCGATGTGTTGAGCTGGGGGCGCAGCAGCGGGCAAGAGCTGGATATTGCGGTGGGCGACACGCTTACGCTGACCTATCAGGTGGCCGCAAATGGCGTGGATGGCAGCGACCTGAGCAATAGTATCGTTGCCGACTGGACCTCCCTGGATGGCGCTGACGTGGAAGAGCGCACAGGCAATGATGCGCCGGATACTACCGCGCTGAATGATTACTTTTTTGTCGACGAGCTGCTGATGACGACGGTCGACAATTCGGCCATCGCAAAAACGGTGCTGAGCGATACCTGGAGTAGTGGCATCGCCACCACCGCAGATACCAACGCCCGTGCCGGCGACACCGTGACCTATCAACTGGCGCTCACCTTGTCCGAGGGGCTGAATCGCGACGTCGTGGTGACCGATGTGTTGGACCCGGGTCTGGCGTTCGTGGAAGTGGTCAGTATCAACGGTGCTAGCAGCGCACCCTATACCGCGAGCGGCGTATTTTCCTACGCAGATATTCCCGCGGCGAACGTACCCAGCGCGGACCAGACCGGTACCCTGACCTGGACCCTGGGTGATATCACCAACACGGCAGACCAGAATCTGGCGAATGATACCCTCGTCATTGTTTACCGCGCGCGGGTGCAACACGGTGCGGCCGATAGCCCGGCAGCTACCCCCACTTCCACCGTGCTAAACAACCAGGCCACCCTGGGTTACATCTACGCCACAGGCGTTGCCGCATCTACCACGCCCGATGCCGCCAGTGTGGAAGTACTACAGCCGCAGATTACCGCGCTGACCAAAACCGGAACGGTATTACCGGCCAGTGGCAGCGTCGTGGGCGATGGCCAGTCTTCTGCCACCGCCTATCTGGTGGATATCGTCAATAACAGCATGCAGTTCGCGATCGAGGCGTGTAACGTCGGTGATGCGCCGGCTTACGGCGTGACCCTGAACGACGACCTCCCGGCAGAGCTTGATGAGGGCTCTATTAGCAGCATCGTGGTCGCCATTGATGGCACCGCGCTGGACGCGGCGGACTACAGTTACACCGCACCCGCTGGGCGTGATGGCGAAATGGCGTTTTCCCTGAACGTTGCCCTCGACCCCGCCAGCTGCGTCACCGTGGATTATCAAATTGGTTTTTATACCGACGTCGCGCCGGACCAGACCTGGTCCAACACCGCTTCGCTTGTTGCCTACTGGTCCCGGGAAACTCTGGATCCGGCGGATGCGCGGGAATATGTCGCGATTAATCCGGTAGCCGCCGCCAGCGTCTGGATGACCAACAACTTCCAGGTCGAAGCGCCCACCAAAACCGTATCGAAAACGCAGGCGACCATTGGCGAAGAAGTGGTGTACACCATCACCGTACCGGGTGTGCCAGTGAACGGTATTTTGAGTGGGGTGAGTGTTAGCGATACGCTGGATCAGGCGCTGCAATACGTCGATGCCACAGTTGAATTGAATGGTGCCGCACTCGCGCTCGTACCGGTGCAGAGCGGGCAGGACCTGACCTGGGCCATCGGCGATATTCCTGCGGGCCAGCAGGCGGTGATCACCCTGACCACCTGGGTGGCCAACACGCAGAATGTCAGTGCCAGTGCCACGCCGGTGGCAAACGTTGCCGCCTATACCTATCAGGCGGGTGGCAGTGCTGTGGATGGCGGCAGTAGTGCGCCGGCCGAATTCACCGTCGTTGAGCCAAACCTTTCCGTAGTCAAAGATGTCGCCAACCTGACAGACCCCGGACAACCTGCGGCCACTGGCGATGTGCTGGAGTACACCCTCACCATTACCAACGAGGGTGACGCTTCCGCCTTTGATACCAACATTGCCGACATGCTGCCGGCGGAGCTTAGTTATGTGGATGGCTCTGCGGTTGCATTGCTGGATGGCGGCGCGCTTGCCGGGTTCAATGCGACACCTTCGGTCAGTGGCAATACCCTGAACTGGGGCCGCGATAACGGTGATAGTTCGGTGCAGATCCCCGCGGGCAGCGTGTTGGTCGTTACCTATCAGACCGATGTAAACAGCATTACCGCTGCGGATATCGTCAACAGTGCACTGGTGGACTGGACGTCGCTCACCGGTACTTATGTTGGTGAGCGCGAGCGCACCGGGGCCGGCTGTCCCAGCGTTACCCCGCCCAACACCTATTGCAGTGGCGATACCAGCGGTTTCGGTGTCGATTACGATATCGATCTGCAGAAGGCCCGTCAGGGTGATAGCTGGAACAACGACGGCAATCTGCGGGTTGGTGACACCGTCGATTACCAGTTACAGATCGATCTCGTTGAAGGCGAGCACGATGGTGTCGTGCTGGAGGACACACTGCCGCAGGGTATGGCCTTTATCGGCGTGTTGAGTGCAGAGTTCTTTGGTACCCCCGCAGCCACACCCCCCAGTCCGACCGTCAGCGCCGATCAGCGTACCATTACCTGGGATCTGGGTTCGGTCAGTAATCCGGCGGATGGCAACGATGCCAACGACTTCCTGACGATTACTTATCGCGCCCGCGTGCTGAATGGTGACGTCCTGTCGCAGCAGCCTGTTTCGCAGGCGTTGAACAACGTCGTAACCCTGAATTATCTGGTGGGGAGCGCACCGGGTGCGCCGCTGACCACCAGCGCCAGCGTAAATGCATTGCAGCCACTGCTCACTGTGAGTAAGTCTGCGGTGACCGCTATTAATGGCGATACCGAAATTCAGGCCGGTGAGACGGCCACTTACACCGTCGATATCACCAACGCCGGCAACGCACCGGCCTACGATGTGGTGCTGGAAGATGTATTGCCCATTGGCCTGCGCGATGGCGGGGTTAGCATGCAAAGTGCGACGCTGGTCAACGCGGCGGCCAGTATCACCCTGACGCCAACCTATGATCTGGCCAGTGGAACCGCGACCTGGGACTTCGATCCCGCTGCCAACGCTGCAATTCCGGCGGGCGAAACCTTGCGGGTGGTCTACCAAGTTACTGGTGATGCCGACCTCGGCGCCGGCCTGACCCTGACCAACAGCGCGCAGGTAACGCGCTATTACTCCTTCGACAATGATCAGGTGCCGGCCAACAGCCTGGTGGACTGGCGTGAAGAGTACGGCCCCTCAGATGTCGCCACGTTTAACCTGACCACGCCGGTAGCCGGCGTGCTGAGTAAAGCGTCGGCGCAGACCTCCGTGGCGCTCGGTGAACAGCTGACCTACACCCTGACCGTGCCCGCAACACCGGTAAATGTTGCGCTGGAAGATGTGCGCATCATGGACAACCTCGCGGCGACGGGCGTGGATCTCGCTTTTGTTTCCGCCAATGTTGTCAGTGGTAATGCACTGAGCAACAGTGGTGCCGATGATGACCTGGTGCTTGCAGACACCGGTGGTGGGCTGAATATTCCCGCCGGCGCGCAGGTCGAGGTCGAGGTAACGGTCGCAGTATTGAATACCGCGAACAATCAAAGCCGCACCGACCCCTTTGTTAACCGCGCCTGGTATGACTATAGCAACGGTGTGACGCGTCTCGGTAACGATGCGACTACTGGAGGCGATGCCAACCCGGTGACCATCGTGCATGCGGAACTGGAGGTGGAAAAAACCGGCCCGGCAACCATCCAGGTGGGCACGCCGGAAAACTTTACCCTGACCGTACGCAACAACAGTCCCGCCAGCGCGTGGAATGTGACACTGACCGACTGGCTGCCCAATCCGGAGCCGGGCGGCATGTGCGATGTTGAGCCGGTGATTCAGTCTGCGGCGATCTTGAAAGCCGATGGCTCCACGGTATCTCTGGCCCCCGGCGACTTCGCGGTAACCTTTGTTGACGGCACACCGACGTGTGAATTTTCTGCGAGTTTGCAGAGCGACGACGAACTGGCAGCGGGCGATGCGCTGACCCTGGTGTATCAGGTTGAGCTGGATGGCGACAACATCAACGATACCACCCTGACCAATATCGCCGGTGCTACCCAATGGTTCAGTGCCGAAGCGGCAGCCGCAGAGCGCTTCGCCTATCAGCGTGCACTGACGGATGGTAGCCCCGGTGTGGTTGATCATGAGGACAGCCATAGCTTCACCGTTCTGTCGGCGATCCTCGAAGTGCGTAAATCGGTGTTCAACGTGACCACCGGCCAGTCCGGCGCAGAGGCAAGTCCCGGTGATCACCTGCGTTACAGCATTGAAATTCAGAACGTCAGCGATGTGCCGCTGGACGCATTTGTACTGCGTGACGAACTGGATCGCCTGAATGGCAGCGCGATGTTCCAGGTCAATTCACTGCGCGATGTCTCCGCACCTGCTGGCGCGACGGTCAATGTAGTCGCCGACGGCGGGGCGCAGGCCAGTGGTCTGCTTGAGGTAGCCGACCTGGCGATTGCCAGGGCGGGAGAAGCGGGCGATACCATCACCGTCACGTTTGACGCGGATCTGGTGCCGGTCATTACCAGCGGCACCGTGGTACTCAATCAGGCGCAGCTCAGCATGAGCGACGTGGTGTTTGCGTCCAGTGATGATCCGTCTGTGGGCGGCAGTGAAGACCCGACCGAAACTCTGATCAACTCCGCGCCCTGGCTTTCGATACAGAAAACTTCACAGGACCTGACCGGTGACCCCGAGATATTGGCACCGGGCGACAGCCTGCGCTACTCGCTCACTGTGGAAAATACCGGTAGTGAAGACGCCATCAACACCGTCCTGCGCGATCTGGTGCCGGGCAACACCACCTATGTGGCGAATTCCACCACGTTAAACGGTGTACAGGTTGCGGATGTTAATGGCTCTACCGCACTGGCCACCGGTATCCCTGTGCAGACGCCGGGTGAAGAGAGCGGGCTTGTGGTTGCCGCAGCCAGTGGCGCGGCGCCGGCGGTGATCACGTTTGATGTTGTGATCAACGACGTGAACGACGGAACTGTGATTTCCAACCAGGCGTTCGCCAACGGCGATGGCGCAGGTAGCGGTGGGTTCGCGGAGCGGCCATCGGATGACCCTGCGACCACCATCGTGGACGACCCCACCGTTGATATTGTCGGTGATGTGCCGCTGCTGGTTGCCACCAAGACTGTACAGCTGGTGGTCGACAACATCTCTGCCGGTATTGTGGATCCGGAAGATGTATTGCGTTACACCATCGCCGTTACCAACCTGGGCGGTAAAGATGCGAGTGAAGCACGGCTGGTTGACCTGGTGCCTGCGGGCACCAGCTATGTGGCCAACAGCACCAGGTTGAATGGGACTGCTGTCGCCGATGATGCGGGTGCGTCCCCACTGGTCGCCGGGCTGGCGATCAGCAGTGACGATTTGACGCCGCCATTACCGGCGACCGGTGAAGGCATTATTACCAGTGCGCAAACCGCCGTGGTTGAGTTTGATGTGATGGTCAACGCGGACACCGAACGCGGCACTATCATCAGCAACCAGGGCAGTGTGTACAGTGTCGAAATGCCGCTCACGCTCACCGATGCCGACGGCAACAGCAGTAACGGTGCCCAGCCCACCGAGGTTGTGGTGGGAGACGCCCAGCAATTGTCGATCACCAAAGAGGTCGCGGTAGTCGGTGGTGGTGACGCCGAGTCTGGCAAGGTCCTGGAATATCTGGTGCGGGTAACCAATATCAGCAGCGTGCCGGCCAGTCTTATTGTGATTCGTGATGACCTGCTTTCCGCGGGTGATGGTGTGCTCACCTATGTCGCAGATTCTGCGCAGGTGAATGGCCAGCCCGGCGGTGTTGCGGTGAACGGCTCCGTCATTACCGTGGACTACAGTACCAACTACGGTGACCTTCTGCCGGAGCAAGTCGCCACCCTGCGTTTCCAGGCGCGCCTGGGCCCGAATCTGGCGATAGGCACTTCGGTAGTTAACACCGCCCAGGTGCAGTGGAACGATCCGGCGATGGTCAACGAGGCCAGCGTTGCCATCGATATCGGTGGCACCCCCGGCATTGCCAATCTTTCCGGCTACCTGTGGCATGACGGCAACTTCAATGAAGTACTCGACACGAACGAGTCGCTGCTCAGTAACTGGAATGTGGAGCTGTACTTCAACAATTCGCTGCTGGAGACCGTAACGAGCGACGAAAATGGCTTCTTTGTGTTTGATGGGCTGGTGCCGAACATGGACGGCGCAAATGTGCCAGGCATCAGTTACGAGATTCGTTATCGCGCCCCAAATGCCAGTGGCAGCACGGCTTCTCTCGGTACCGCCAGCTCCGAATACACCAATGGGCCGCAGCAGATTCTCAATATCTATGTGGAGTCTGGCGCGAACCCGCAGAACCTGAACCTGCCGATTACACCCAATGGAGCCATCTACGACTCCGTACTGCGTGCGCCGGTCAACGGTGCACGGGTGCGTTTGTTGAGTGCCTCCAGTGGGCAGCCGCTGCCGGACAGTTGTTTCGATGATGCCAAGCAACAAAATCAGGTCACGCTCACCGGCGGCTTCTACAAGTTCGATGTCAACTTCAGCAGTGCCGCCTGTGCGATCAACGCGGACTACCTGATCGAAGTGGATGTGCCCAGTGACAACTACGTGTCTGGCCCATCGCAAATCATCCCGCCGCAAACCGCTGTGGATACCGGCAGTTTCGATGTGGCGGCATGTCTCGGCAGTGCGGCGGACAGAAATCCGGCAACGCCAGACCACTGTGAAGTGCAGTCTTCGGCGACACCACCGCCTGTAGATATCGATGCGCGCAGTAGCGAGACCGATTACTACCTGCGCCTGAATCTGGATGACAGCAATCAACCCGGAAGCAGTCAGCTATTTAACAACCACATTGCGCTGGATCCGCAGTTGGACGGTGCGTTGGCGCTGACCAAAACCGCCGCCATGCTCAATGTCACGCGCAGTCAGCTGGTGCCTTACACCATCGCCTTCAACAATTCGCTGCCGGTACCGCTGACGGACCTGCAGCTGGTGGATTACTTCCCTGCAGGCTTCAAGTATGTGGCCGGCTCGGCAAGCCTCGACGGCGTGCCCATGGAGCCTGAGGTTAATGGGTTGCAATTACAGTGGTCGCAGTTGCGCGCAGACCCTGAAAAAACTCACAGCATGAAGCTGTTACTGGTGGTGGGTTCCGGTGTGGGAGAAGGTGAGTACATCAACCGTGCCCGTATGTTCAATGGGCTTTCCGGACAACAGTTGTCTGGTGAAGCGTCGGCCACCGTGCGCGTGGTACCCGACCCGACCTTCGACTGTACCGATGTGATCGGCAAGGTGTACGACGATAAAAACCTCAACGGTTACCAGGACAACGGTGAAGGCGGTGTCGCCGGAGCGCGCGTAGTGACGGCGCAGGGCCTGCGCGCTACCACCGATGCCCACGGCCGTTTCCACATTACCTGTGCGGCGGTGCCGAACCCGGACCGCGGCTCCAACTTCGTGCTGAAGCTGGACGACCGCAGCCTGCCCAGCGGCTACCGCCTGACCACGGAAAACCCGCGGGTTCAGCGCGCCACCCGAGGCAAGATGCTGGAGTTCAACTTCGGTACCAGCCTGCACCGCGTAGTACGCCTGGATCTGGCGGAAGCGGTGTTTGAACCAGGCTCAGCCGAGCTGCGTCCGCAGTGGCACTCGCGCACCGAGCTGTTGCTGGAGCGGCTGCAGGAGGCGCCTTCGCTATTGCGCCTTTCGTACCTGGCGGAGAATGAAGATCCCGCACTGGTCGACGCGCGCCTTGCCGCGATCAAGGCCCGCATAGCCGAAGACTGGGCGGCGCTGGATTGCTGCTATCCGCTCAATATTGAAACCGAGATTTTCTGGCGCCGTGGCGCGCCGCCCGAGCGCGGCAGTGTGCTGGACGGGCTCAAACGCAGTGTGAACCGCATGATCGGAAGTAATGATCAGGGAGGAGCCCGCTAA